A single genomic interval of Trachemys scripta elegans isolate TJP31775 chromosome 3, CAS_Tse_1.0, whole genome shotgun sequence harbors:
- the SLC35F6 gene encoding solute carrier family 35 member F6 (The sequence of the model RefSeq protein was modified relative to this genomic sequence to represent the inferred CDS: added 77 bases not found in genome assembly) yields MAWSKYQLFLAGLMLLTGSINTLSAKWADNFTAGGCGGSAEHSFQHPFLQAVGMFLGEFSCLAAFYILLCRDRQRAEPSLAPAQPFNPLLFLPPALCDMTGTSIMYVALNMTSASSFQMLRGAVIIFTGLLSVAFLGRKLVPSQWLGILVTMAGLVVVGLADMLGTRDETHKLSEVITGDLLIIMAQVIVAIQMVLEEKFIYKHDVHPLRAVGTEGFFGFVILSLLLIPMYYIPAGNFGGNPRQVLEDTLDAFCQIGRQPLIALALAGNISSIAFFNFAGISVTKEISATTRMVLDSLRTVVIWAVSLAVGWETFHGLEILGFLILLTGAALYNGLHQPLLARLPWRRPPAGALGSEAERENLLGGERAPINGDS; encoded by the exons ATGGGCTGACAACTTCACCGCGGGGGGCTGCGGCGGGAGTGCAGAGCACAGCTTCCAGCATCCCTTCCTCCAG GCCGTGGGAATGTTCCTGGGCGAATTCTCCTGCCTGGCTGCCTTCTACATCCTGCTCTGCAGGGACCGGCAGAGAGCagagcccagtctggcccccgcGCAGCCCTTCAACCCGCTGCTTTTCCTGCCCCCGGCGCTGTGTGACATGACTGGGACCAGCATCATGTATGTGG CCCTGAACATGACCAGTGCCTCCAGCTTCCAGATGCTGCGCGGGGCGGTGATCATCTTCACCGGGCTGCTCTCGGTGGCCTTCCTAGGCCGCAAGCTAGTGCCAAGCCAGTGGCTGGGGATCCTGGTCACCATGGCCGGGCTGGTGGTGGTCGGGCTGGCGGACATGCTCGGCACCCGCGACGAGACGCACAAGCTGAGCGAGGTCATCACAG GTGACCTGCTCATCATCATGGCCCAGGTGATCGTCGCCATTCAGATGGTGCTGGAGGAGAAGTTCATCTACAAACACGACGTGCACCCGCTGCGGGCCGTCGGCACGGAGG GTTTCTTCGGCTTCGTCATCCTGTCCCTGCTTCTGATCCCCATGTACTACATCCCGGCGGGCAACTTTGGCGGCAACCCGCGGCAGGTGCTGGAGGACACGCTGGATGCCTTCTGCCAGATCGGCCGCCAGCCCCTCATTGCCCTGGCCCTGGCGGGCAACATCAGCAGCATCGCCTTCTTCAACTTCGCCGGCATCAGCGTCACCAAGGAGATCAGCGCCACCACCCGCATGGTGCTGGACAGCCTGCGCACCGTGGTCATCTGGGCCGTCAGCCTGGCTGTGGGCTGGGAGACCTTCCACGGCCTGGAGATCCTGGGGTTCCTCATCCTCCTGACTGGCGCCGCCCTCTACAACggcctgcaccagcccctgctcgCCAGGCTGCCCtggcgccggcccccggcgggTGCCCTGGGCTCTGAGGCCGAGAGGGAGAatctgctgggaggggagagggcaccCATCAACGGGGACAGCTGA